In a single window of the Candidatus Lernaella stagnicola genome:
- a CDS encoding rRNA adenine N-6-methyltransferase family protein has translation MMLLFALNPRRRCPLSAALLVALIMMILFVGCKGGDQPPAPGGQPPEGDTGPVLSPPKPIGTAPAVRTNPNDPVQAPGVPPPSGVQTYVDPRTGKTIDSKSAEALATLPFIPSGKREFNKRDVIGKIKDRAVNATDLPNFYHSTVFQNRCVTDLEIPPDATVAELYAGTGALAASILAADKKFARLYVVESGDDGREVFSFLLNRFFSQRKDDVQVVAGDFTDWRLPADSLDLAVIYEGDFFVPALVKDEAKIAEVVAGLKNLRATFKPEGELYVFQTAPWSAAERPLEAPAASEEVKASKETMAFRDKQLDAMAGVFKQAGFRVAEKKIDDKCQCYILKLNP, from the coding sequence ATGATGCTTCTTTTCGCGTTGAATCCGCGGCGACGTTGTCCCTTATCTGCGGCGTTGCTCGTTGCACTGATAATGATGATCCTGTTTGTCGGCTGCAAGGGTGGCGACCAGCCGCCCGCTCCCGGCGGGCAACCGCCCGAGGGCGACACGGGGCCGGTTCTAAGTCCGCCGAAACCAATCGGTACCGCGCCCGCCGTGCGGACTAATCCAAACGATCCGGTCCAGGCACCCGGCGTACCTCCCCCCTCCGGCGTGCAAACGTACGTCGACCCGCGCACCGGCAAGACGATCGACTCCAAATCGGCCGAAGCGCTCGCCACGCTGCCGTTCATCCCCTCGGGCAAACGCGAATTCAACAAGAGGGACGTCATCGGCAAAATCAAGGATCGTGCGGTGAACGCGACGGATCTTCCGAACTTTTACCACTCGACGGTGTTCCAAAATCGCTGCGTCACGGATCTGGAAATCCCTCCTGACGCGACGGTCGCCGAGCTTTACGCGGGAACCGGCGCACTGGCGGCGTCGATTCTGGCGGCGGATAAAAAATTCGCACGCCTGTACGTCGTCGAATCCGGAGACGATGGCCGCGAAGTCTTTTCATTCCTTTTGAACCGCTTTTTCAGTCAGCGAAAAGACGACGTCCAGGTTGTCGCCGGTGACTTTACTGATTGGCGGCTGCCGGCCGACAGCCTTGACCTGGCGGTGATTTACGAAGGCGATTTCTTCGTGCCGGCCCTCGTGAAGGATGAGGCCAAGATCGCGGAAGTCGTCGCGGGGCTTAAGAACCTGCGCGCGACGTTCAAGCCCGAAGGAGAGTTGTACGTTTTTCAAACCGCACCGTGGAGCGCCGCCGAGCGCCCTCTGGAAGCGCCCGCCGCCAGCGAGGAAGTGAAGGCATCCAAGGAGACGATGGCGTTTCGCGACAAGCAACTCGACGCCATGGCCGGTGTATTCAAGCAAGCCGGTTTCCGCGTCGCAGAAAAGAAGATCGACGACAAGTGCCAATGCTACATCCTGAAGCTGAACCCGTAA
- a CDS encoding PQQ-binding-like beta-propeller repeat protein: protein MSNFTAYSRCLWLVVCLVALLTGSATADDESVRQLTPRLQIDVGEPLVDAVSAHGRLFAATADELHAFDPASGRAIWRRRIPNLQSLAVGAHRVWAAAKGSLRQYRIEDGTPILVTETEGDHMMLAPEPVARRLAAQVDGSSVIMRAGDHEILLRHAEPLFPSRWEIFARQTGFWRARLDENNERIFFVAGRRLTAASLQTGAVLYEKSLRHAAVGWPTYLDGSLYFFGANRFFCVDADNGKIRFVSRLNTPRPPVPVVVARQESTQRVWYERLWYWGRRVMGLSRTYVVLRYKNGLAFHYRERDETRLFHPMPGDPLPLFDDGASVFWLMRFKDEVDGIEKSALMRMSKYGNQCYGRAEFAGTASGLHVLSRQRVYAEMAPGRLVSFGIVDLRPRALYDFGDRLIALTQTGGFIVAAAANGRIAVFNRR from the coding sequence ATGTCGAATTTCACCGCCTACTCTCGTTGTTTGTGGCTCGTTGTATGCTTGGTCGCCCTCTTGACCGGCTCGGCGACCGCGGACGATGAATCGGTGAGGCAACTCACACCGCGCCTGCAAATTGATGTCGGCGAGCCGCTCGTCGACGCCGTTTCGGCCCACGGGCGACTTTTCGCAGCCACGGCGGACGAATTGCACGCCTTCGATCCGGCGTCAGGCCGGGCGATATGGCGTCGGCGGATTCCCAATCTGCAGAGCCTTGCGGTCGGCGCGCACCGGGTGTGGGCCGCCGCCAAGGGTTCGCTGCGCCAATACCGGATCGAGGACGGTACCCCCATTTTGGTAACCGAAACCGAAGGCGATCATATGATGTTGGCGCCTGAGCCGGTCGCACGGCGGTTGGCGGCCCAGGTCGACGGCTCGTCGGTGATCATGCGGGCCGGGGATCACGAAATCCTTTTGCGCCATGCGGAACCGTTGTTTCCTTCGCGTTGGGAGATATTTGCACGGCAAACCGGTTTCTGGCGGGCCCGTTTGGACGAGAATAACGAGCGCATATTTTTTGTTGCCGGCCGGAGGTTAACGGCGGCGTCCCTGCAAACCGGCGCGGTTCTTTATGAAAAGTCGTTGCGGCACGCTGCCGTGGGCTGGCCGACCTACCTGGACGGGTCTTTGTATTTTTTCGGAGCGAACCGCTTTTTTTGCGTGGATGCCGACAACGGCAAAATACGCTTCGTATCGCGGCTTAACACACCGCGCCCCCCGGTGCCGGTGGTTGTCGCGCGTCAGGAATCGACACAACGCGTTTGGTATGAGCGCCTTTGGTATTGGGGCCGTCGCGTAATGGGTCTCTCGAGAACCTACGTGGTATTACGCTACAAAAACGGCTTGGCGTTTCATTATCGGGAGCGTGACGAAACGCGTCTCTTTCACCCCATGCCGGGCGACCCGCTGCCGCTTTTCGATGACGGCGCGTCGGTATTTTGGCTTATGCGGTTCAAGGACGAAGTCGACGGGATCGAGAAGAGCGCGCTCATGCGGATGTCTAAGTACGGAAACCAGTGTTACGGCCGCGCCGAATTCGCCGGCACGGCCTCCGGACTGCATGTGCTAAGCCGCCAGAGAGTATATGCCGAAATGGCGCCGGGGCGCTTGGTCTCGTTTGGCATTGTCGATCTGCGACCGCGAGCACTGTACGATTTCGGTGATCGGTTGATCGCGTTGACGCAAACCGGCGGCTTCATCGTCGCAGCCGCGGCCAATGGTCGTATCGCGGTGTTCAACCGGCGTTAG
- a CDS encoding SUMF1/EgtB/PvdO family nonheme iron enzyme, producing the protein MNRTWLFTLVIVAALVIVWAACQSAGDDERNGRQATPVPGDDDDDNNDTAAPSDDDDDDTDSPFPRCPGRPEMILIPASDFIFRYDGDRYDEAGLSSERIDLDDYCIDEFEYPNIAGEYPLPVSWNESAQLCAAIGKRLCSGPEWQKACTGPDNTVYPWGDKFDDQICNTHTDEWAAREVARAGAWPACISGYGVYDIAGNLSEWTEDIWQEGWQDRTVRGGGYNVNPANRQEKQPDGFWEFTAYSQACSSIHHHGPDSVLTDDGTRCCADP; encoded by the coding sequence ATGAATCGTACGTGGTTGTTCACGCTGGTGATCGTCGCGGCGTTGGTGATCGTTTGGGCGGCGTGCCAGTCGGCGGGGGACGACGAACGAAACGGGCGTCAAGCCACTCCCGTGCCGGGCGACGACGATGACGACAACAACGACACCGCCGCGCCGTCGGACGACGACGACGATGATACCGACTCTCCATTCCCGCGTTGCCCCGGCCGTCCCGAGATGATCTTGATTCCGGCGAGCGATTTCATCTTTCGCTACGACGGCGACCGTTACGACGAAGCCGGTTTGTCCAGTGAGCGTATAGACCTCGATGATTACTGCATCGACGAGTTCGAATACCCCAACATCGCCGGTGAGTATCCGCTGCCGGTGAGTTGGAACGAGTCTGCGCAGCTTTGCGCCGCAATCGGCAAACGCTTGTGCAGCGGACCGGAATGGCAGAAAGCCTGCACGGGACCCGACAACACGGTCTATCCCTGGGGCGACAAATTCGACGATCAAATATGCAATACGCACACCGACGAGTGGGCCGCGCGTGAAGTGGCGCGTGCCGGGGCGTGGCCCGCATGCATCAGCGGATACGGTGTCTACGACATTGCCGGCAACTTATCGGAATGGACCGAAGACATCTGGCAGGAAGGGTGGCAGGACCGGACGGTGCGCGGCGGCGGGTATAACGTCAACCCGGCGAATCGCCAAGAGAAACAACCGGACGGATTTTGGGAATTTACAGCCTACTCCCAGGCGTGCAGTTCCATCCATCATCACGGGCCCGACAGCGTTCTTACCGACGACGGCACTCGTTGTTGCGCGGACCCCTAA
- a CDS encoding glycosyltransferase, protein MKRLVLTVTRNEAPNISAMIAAVRDRGFDLLVVDDKGSDNTADLVRAAAATDPHVHLIAREGSPGYAAASRDGFAWALAERYEQVCQLDADGSHAPDRLGVMFRALDEVDVAIGSRYVFGGSLEGLRPARRWLSRMAGAFVRSRLGVPVADPTSGYRAWRTEFLGRVLPLAQEASGFAFLYEMLFHAVALGGRVREIPIVFAKRRAGESKMSWSITRDALRVVRRLRKSR, encoded by the coding sequence ATGAAGCGCCTCGTGCTTACCGTCACACGCAACGAAGCCCCCAATATCTCCGCGATGATCGCCGCCGTTCGAGACCGCGGTTTCGACCTGCTCGTCGTCGACGACAAGGGAAGCGACAACACCGCCGACTTGGTTCGCGCCGCCGCCGCCACCGATCCGCATGTGCATTTGATCGCGCGGGAAGGCAGCCCCGGATACGCCGCCGCGTCGCGGGACGGCTTCGCCTGGGCGCTGGCCGAGCGGTACGAGCAAGTCTGCCAACTCGATGCCGACGGTAGCCACGCGCCCGACCGGTTGGGCGTCATGTTTCGGGCGCTCGACGAAGTCGATGTGGCAATCGGTTCGCGCTATGTGTTCGGCGGCAGTCTGGAAGGCTTGCGCCCCGCCCGGCGATGGCTCTCTCGCATGGCCGGCGCGTTTGTACGCTCGCGACTCGGCGTGCCGGTGGCTGATCCCACGAGCGGTTATCGAGCGTGGCGCACGGAGTTCCTCGGCCGCGTGTTGCCGTTGGCGCAGGAAGCTTCCGGTTTCGCGTTCCTCTACGAGATGCTCTTCCACGCGGTGGCCCTCGGGGGGCGCGTCCGCGAAATCCCTATCGTGTTTGCCAAGCGCCGCGCCGGTGAATCGAAAATGTCGTGGAGCATCACGCGTGATGCCCTACGGGTCGTGCGACGCCTCCGGAAATCGCGATGA
- a CDS encoding glycosyltransferase, with protein MNNYDLTILVPVYNERNRLDAGLRDILALMEQAPFSTELLVVDDGSTDGTAVRVAETIEGRDDCRLIEIPENRGKGHAVKVGMLAAAGDVRLFTDIDLSVPIDRAADFLRRCQAGADVVIGTRKVAASQVTVHQPRHRAMLGEVFRRTTRWLFTPGLSDITCGFKAFRAAAAESLYDQSVINRWSFDAEILFLALRYDLKIEEVPVLWENNPETKVRLVIDLPRSLLELLRVRWRWARGGYRAP; from the coding sequence ATGAACAACTATGATCTTACCATTCTCGTGCCGGTGTACAACGAGCGGAACCGCCTCGATGCGGGTTTGCGCGATATTTTGGCGCTCATGGAACAGGCTCCTTTCTCGACGGAACTGCTGGTCGTCGACGACGGCAGCACCGACGGTACCGCCGTCCGCGTGGCCGAAACCATCGAGGGTCGCGACGACTGCCGCCTCATCGAGATTCCCGAAAATCGCGGCAAAGGACACGCCGTTAAAGTCGGCATGCTGGCCGCCGCCGGAGATGTGCGACTGTTTACCGACATCGACCTTTCCGTACCCATCGACAGGGCCGCGGATTTTCTGCGGCGCTGCCAAGCGGGGGCGGACGTGGTGATCGGAACGAGAAAAGTTGCCGCGAGTCAGGTCACCGTGCATCAGCCACGGCACCGCGCCATGTTGGGCGAGGTTTTTCGTCGCACAACGCGCTGGCTCTTCACGCCGGGCCTCTCGGATATCACCTGCGGTTTCAAAGCCTTTCGGGCTGCGGCAGCCGAGTCGCTCTATGACCAAAGCGTCATCAATCGTTGGAGTTTCGACGCCGAAATACTCTTCTTGGCGTTGCGATACGACCTGAAAATCGAAGAAGTACCGGTACTCTGGGAAAACAATCCGGAGACCAAAGTTCGTCTCGTGATCGATTTGCCCCGCAGCCTCCTGGAATTGCTGCGTGTGCGCTGGCGGTGGGCGAGGGGAGGATACCGCGCGCCATGA
- a CDS encoding DUF2723 domain-containing protein: protein MTFPIRRLVFWLTGLVLLVVYLAAIAPGVFWRDSLEFCLIGHQLDIGHPAGSPTFSLLSKTLSFLPLGNLAWRANLLSALAAVAAVLLLWRAVQAWAGVLGCQDEKGAWCCGAVAALAMAFSQAFWAWGEVAEVYTLQAAALAALLWLTATAIQADFDVRRIALVGFLLGLSCGVHMAQILYIPAFAAALLVVRPGILRWRAAWWMGVAFVAGFAVFAYLPVRSLTNLPYDYGNPETWDAFIAHITGKKYAAVIHQFPWGRILRNTLALARHIPGELGLVTTLAAIVGLGVVAVRSKRGALLIALLITGHLYLYIKDWSAAFGYIPIFLLFAWIAGLGLTWVWDRLTAHRTAESRAALRPALAALAVVVVVTNVWAHGSYCCRADYQVPHRHGRAVLAGLPTGAVLVGYQDHLAYSAFYQQYIERWRDDIQFAHRAWLPFRDEIQYRFPNWDLAALRDDDPQRMHDVLFANAGSAGAYWDFGWENIPYVDVTRMRPNGMVFQLLDKPWDGTLDDRALWQRDFEPLYSDPAVRPGGFDFTAREVYSRAFNVRAKFFADRAEWSRATQAVEKAIAIRPDFADNHALLGLIHLAQGEVGAASREINRAIEIDPYSVMSLQARGQLRRHLGHPDLALEDFLTAYRLRADSASEGMTLASQLMDAGRPADAVDVLRRVERLPLDREKELHIQQALVMLYAHLGQCRKAAEYLEKAERNEPVDQGLARWVESCRRGEKLR from the coding sequence GTGACGTTTCCTATCCGCCGCTTGGTGTTCTGGCTCACCGGCTTGGTGTTGCTCGTCGTCTACTTGGCGGCGATCGCGCCGGGCGTGTTTTGGCGCGACAGCCTGGAGTTCTGTCTGATCGGGCACCAACTGGACATCGGTCACCCAGCGGGATCCCCTACCTTCTCTTTGCTATCGAAAACGTTGAGCTTCTTGCCCCTGGGAAACCTCGCGTGGCGAGCCAATCTGCTCAGCGCGTTGGCGGCGGTAGCGGCCGTGCTTCTGCTGTGGCGCGCCGTGCAAGCCTGGGCCGGCGTGCTCGGTTGTCAAGATGAGAAAGGCGCGTGGTGCTGCGGGGCCGTTGCGGCGCTGGCGATGGCTTTCTCACAGGCCTTTTGGGCTTGGGGCGAGGTTGCCGAAGTCTACACCCTACAAGCGGCGGCGCTCGCTGCTTTGTTGTGGCTGACGGCCACGGCGATTCAAGCGGATTTCGACGTCCGCCGGATCGCTCTGGTCGGTTTCTTGCTTGGCCTGTCATGCGGTGTTCACATGGCGCAGATTCTCTACATCCCGGCATTTGCCGCGGCGCTGCTTGTCGTGCGTCCGGGGATTCTGCGTTGGCGCGCCGCCTGGTGGATGGGCGTGGCTTTTGTGGCTGGATTCGCCGTTTTTGCCTACCTCCCGGTGCGGTCGTTGACGAATTTGCCTTACGATTATGGTAACCCCGAAACGTGGGACGCGTTCATCGCCCATATTACGGGGAAGAAATACGCCGCCGTGATTCACCAATTTCCGTGGGGCCGCATCCTCCGTAACACGCTGGCCTTGGCGCGGCACATTCCCGGCGAATTGGGACTGGTGACGACATTGGCGGCCATCGTGGGCCTCGGCGTCGTCGCGGTGCGCTCGAAGCGCGGGGCTTTGCTGATTGCGCTGCTCATCACCGGCCACCTCTATCTGTACATCAAGGATTGGTCGGCCGCGTTCGGATACATTCCGATTTTTCTCCTGTTCGCGTGGATCGCCGGTTTGGGATTGACCTGGGTGTGGGATCGTTTGACCGCCCACCGCACCGCCGAATCGCGCGCCGCGTTGCGTCCGGCGTTGGCGGCCCTGGCGGTCGTGGTGGTTGTGACTAATGTTTGGGCTCACGGATCCTATTGCTGCCGGGCGGACTACCAGGTGCCGCATCGTCATGGGCGCGCCGTGTTGGCCGGGCTACCCACCGGCGCGGTGCTCGTGGGTTATCAGGATCATTTGGCGTACAGCGCCTTTTATCAGCAGTATATCGAGCGTTGGCGCGATGATATTCAATTTGCCCACCGTGCGTGGTTGCCCTTTCGCGATGAAATTCAATACCGCTTCCCGAACTGGGATCTGGCCGCCTTGAGGGATGACGATCCGCAGCGGATGCACGATGTGCTCTTTGCCAACGCCGGTTCCGCCGGCGCCTATTGGGATTTTGGTTGGGAAAACATCCCCTACGTCGACGTGACCCGCATGCGCCCCAACGGGATGGTTTTTCAGCTTCTTGACAAGCCCTGGGACGGCACGCTGGACGACCGCGCGTTGTGGCAGCGGGACTTTGAGCCGCTGTATTCCGATCCCGCGGTGCGGCCGGGTGGATTCGATTTCACGGCGCGGGAAGTCTATTCCCGCGCGTTTAATGTCCGCGCCAAGTTCTTCGCCGACCGCGCGGAGTGGTCGCGCGCCACGCAAGCCGTCGAGAAGGCGATCGCCATTCGCCCGGATTTCGCCGACAACCATGCTCTGCTCGGCCTGATCCATTTGGCGCAAGGGGAAGTGGGCGCGGCCAGCCGGGAGATCAATCGCGCCATTGAGATCGATCCGTATAGCGTCATGAGTTTGCAGGCGCGAGGCCAATTGCGTCGCCACCTCGGACATCCGGATCTGGCGCTCGAGGATTTTCTGACCGCATACCGCTTGCGGGCCGATTCAGCGTCGGAAGGGATGACACTAGCGTCACAATTGATGGACGCCGGGCGTCCAGCGGACGCCGTCGACGTCCTGCGACGCGTGGAAAGACTGCCGCTGGATCGAGAAAAGGAATTGCACATTCAACAAGCGCTCGTGATGTTGTACGCCCACTTAGGACAGTGTCGAAAAGCGGCTGAATATCTGGAAAAAGCCGAGAGAAACGAGCCGGTTGATCAGGGCCTTGCCCGTTGGGTGGAGTCTTGTCGCCGCGGCGAGAAGTTGCGATAA
- a CDS encoding prepilin-type N-terminal cleavage/methylation domain-containing protein: MRNKGFTLIELMIVIAIIGILALIAIPNFVQLRAKAYNASAQSAGYNAKIAQELYYQNSGGDNGGGYTSSLADLLAWDKNLTDDALVTFSFVGSNQSGYTFNTSHHKGDTSYEFSD; the protein is encoded by the coding sequence ATGAGAAACAAAGGTTTTACGCTGATTGAGCTGATGATCGTTATCGCCATTATCGGTATTTTGGCCCTTATCGCGATTCCGAACTTCGTGCAGCTTCGCGCCAAAGCTTACAACGCTTCGGCTCAGAGCGCCGGCTACAATGCGAAGATCGCCCAAGAGCTGTATTATCAGAACAGCGGTGGCGACAACGGCGGTGGCTACACCAGCTCCTTGGCCGATCTGCTCGCGTGGGACAAGAACTTGACGGACGATGCGTTGGTCACGTTCAGTTTTGTGGGATCTAACCAGTCCGGTTACACCTTCAACACCAGCCACCACAAAGGTGACACCTCCTACGAGTTCTCCGACTAA
- a CDS encoding sigma-54 dependent transcriptional regulator, producing MKPRVLVVDDEVSMREFLEIFLAKAGYEVITAAGGKTACELLDRHRFDLVITDLRMPEVDGMQVLKKAKQVDSAMPVLMVTAYASHETAVQAMKEGALDYFTKPFNVDEVRLIVSKALERRELSRENIALKQQLGERYGFGNLVGSDPRMLEIYDMIRRVAGTPTSILITGETGTGKELVARAMHVNSNRSDHSFVVINCGAIPAELLESELFGHRKGSFTGAIADKKGLFEIASGGTVFLDEIGELPMALQVKLLRALQERRIMPVGSMREVEIDVRVVCATNRDLEHEVKEGQFREDLFYRLNVIQIAMPPLRDRRGDIPLLANFFLEKYVKILGRDIRRISSEAMNFLQSYGYPGNVRELENIMERAVALEIRDVIMPDSLPPHVLRQDLDMSRLKQHLSIPPQGVNLDEVMLEIEADFLAQALELSGGGKKAAAELLGISFRSFRYRLSKLGVDPGKDDEEDDLD from the coding sequence ATGAAACCGCGTGTTTTGGTTGTCGACGACGAAGTGTCCATGCGCGAATTCCTGGAGATATTCCTGGCCAAGGCGGGATACGAGGTGATTACCGCGGCCGGAGGCAAGACCGCGTGCGAACTTCTCGACCGCCATCGCTTCGATTTGGTTATCACCGATTTGCGCATGCCGGAAGTCGACGGTATGCAGGTGTTGAAGAAAGCAAAGCAAGTCGATTCCGCGATGCCCGTCCTGATGGTCACTGCATACGCCAGCCACGAAACCGCCGTGCAAGCCATGAAAGAAGGCGCCTTAGACTACTTCACCAAGCCTTTCAACGTGGACGAAGTGCGCCTGATTGTCAGCAAGGCGCTGGAACGGCGCGAACTGTCGCGCGAGAACATCGCCCTCAAACAGCAACTCGGCGAACGCTACGGCTTCGGCAACCTAGTCGGCAGCGACCCCCGCATGCTGGAGATCTACGACATGATCCGCCGCGTTGCCGGCACCCCCACGAGCATACTGATCACCGGGGAAACCGGAACCGGCAAGGAACTCGTGGCTCGGGCGATGCATGTCAACAGCAACAGGTCAGACCATTCCTTCGTCGTGATCAACTGCGGCGCGATTCCGGCCGAACTGCTGGAAAGCGAACTATTCGGTCACCGCAAGGGAAGCTTCACCGGGGCCATCGCCGACAAAAAAGGCTTATTCGAGATCGCGAGCGGCGGCACCGTGTTCCTGGATGAAATCGGCGAATTGCCGATGGCTCTGCAGGTCAAACTGCTACGCGCGCTCCAGGAACGCCGCATCATGCCCGTGGGGTCGATGCGCGAGGTGGAAATAGATGTCCGCGTCGTTTGCGCCACGAACCGCGACCTCGAGCACGAAGTGAAGGAGGGACAATTTCGCGAAGACCTGTTTTACCGGCTCAACGTGATTCAAATCGCCATGCCGCCGCTGCGGGATCGCCGGGGCGACATACCCCTCCTGGCCAATTTCTTCCTCGAGAAGTACGTCAAGATCCTCGGGCGCGACATCCGGCGTATCAGCAGCGAAGCGATGAACTTCCTGCAAAGCTACGGTTATCCCGGTAACGTCAGAGAACTAGAGAATATTATGGAACGCGCCGTAGCGCTGGAAATCCGCGATGTAATTATGCCCGACTCCCTGCCACCGCACGTTCTGCGGCAGGATTTGGATATGTCGCGGCTCAAGCAGCATCTGTCGATTCCGCCGCAAGGCGTCAACCTCGACGAAGTTATGCTGGAGATCGAAGCGGACTTCCTGGCCCAGGCGCTGGAGCTGTCCGGCGGCGGCAAGAAAGCTGCCGCGGAACTGCTGGGGATTTCCTTCCGCTCGTTTCGCTACCGGCTGTCCAAGCTGGGCGTCGACCCCGGCAAGGATGACGAAGAGGACGACCTCGATTGA
- a CDS encoding YchF/TatD family DNA exonuclease — protein MLIDTHCHLDWDSFQADLPDVIARAHEAGVQRLLTIGTDVQTSRRAVEIAHQYDAVYAAVGIHPHDAKTADDAALAAIEELAHEKKVVALGEVGLDFFKNYSPHDVQRLAFQKQIRLARRLGLPLIVHDRDAHEETLRILREEGDRHRGVFHCFAGDEKIADEALALGFDLSFTGNVTFKKNDATRAVVRHVPLERIMVETDAPFLAPMPYRGKRNEPAYTVHVAEKIAAVHGVSLEEVARVTSTNAFRLFRFEHFGRRGEIAYGHRSGAKYVNLTSRCSNCCVFCIKQPDFTLGEHYLYLDPDDEPTVQEVLAAVGDPSAYPEIVFCGEGEPTVRWDDMIAIAKELKKRGARRVRLNTNGQAELIHGRALAREMKGAIDAVSVSLNAPDAAEYQRLCRSEFGEQAFAAVTDFIGQAKRYVPEVIATAVTQSGVDIEATRRFAETMLGVAFRAR, from the coding sequence ATGCTGATCGACACGCACTGTCACCTGGACTGGGATTCGTTTCAAGCCGACCTACCGGACGTAATTGCGCGGGCGCACGAGGCCGGCGTACAGCGGCTGCTCACGATCGGCACGGACGTGCAAACATCTCGCCGCGCGGTGGAGATCGCTCACCAATACGATGCGGTCTACGCCGCCGTGGGAATTCACCCGCACGACGCCAAAACTGCCGACGACGCCGCGCTGGCGGCCATCGAGGAGTTGGCACACGAAAAGAAAGTTGTCGCCCTTGGCGAAGTCGGCCTGGATTTTTTCAAGAACTACAGCCCGCACGACGTCCAGCGCCTCGCCTTTCAAAAACAAATCCGCTTGGCGCGCCGCCTGGGTTTGCCGCTGATCGTTCACGACCGCGATGCGCACGAAGAGACGCTGCGCATATTGCGGGAAGAAGGAGACCGCCACCGCGGCGTGTTTCACTGTTTCGCCGGGGACGAAAAGATCGCCGACGAAGCGCTCGCGCTCGGATTCGACTTGAGTTTCACCGGCAACGTTACGTTCAAGAAAAACGACGCTACCCGCGCCGTCGTACGCCACGTGCCTCTGGAGCGCATCATGGTCGAAACCGACGCCCCCTTCCTGGCGCCGATGCCGTACCGTGGCAAGCGTAACGAGCCGGCTTACACGGTGCATGTCGCCGAAAAGATCGCCGCTGTTCACGGTGTGTCGCTGGAAGAAGTCGCGCGCGTTACCTCCACGAACGCCTTTCGGTTATTTCGCTTCGAACATTTCGGGCGCCGGGGCGAAATCGCCTACGGGCACCGCAGCGGCGCAAAGTACGTGAATTTGACAAGCCGCTGTAGCAATTGCTGCGTCTTCTGCATCAAACAACCGGATTTTACGCTCGGCGAGCACTACCTCTATCTCGATCCCGACGATGAGCCGACCGTGCAGGAAGTGCTGGCCGCGGTGGGCGATCCAAGCGCGTACCCGGAAATCGTCTTCTGCGGTGAAGGCGAGCCGACGGTTCGTTGGGACGACATGATCGCGATCGCCAAGGAACTCAAAAAACGCGGCGCGCGCCGTGTTCGATTGAACACCAACGGCCAAGCCGAGTTGATCCACGGCCGGGCATTGGCCAGGGAAATGAAGGGCGCGATCGACGCGGTCAGCGTTAGTCTCAACGCCCCGGACGCAGCCGAGTATCAGCGGTTATGCCGTTCCGAGTTCGGCGAGCAGGCGTTTGCGGCGGTGACCGATTTCATCGGCCAGGCCAAGCGCTACGTGCCGGAAGTGATCGCGACGGCGGTGACCCAAAGCGGCGTCGATATCGAAGCCACGCGACGTTTTGCCGAAACGATGCTCGGCGTGGCGTTCCGCGCTCGCTGA
- a CDS encoding outer membrane beta-barrel protein, whose product MALVKALLFSLAIGPFFGFPLADSYRDFAGNPIYGFDLSLRYQVNERFSMGLLTGAAFSSREDELGLPIIDGAEISNESYTQVVTGYQVPFQVTGTFYTLPGERFNPYLGVGLGGSYAGVAAKARDLPGNADVSEGDLTDSESDFLFAFSPYLGCDVEISRHVGVYLEARYNYLSSLKFERDVANPVRVGGAREAPTVTEKRDIEMFNVGGSLGVRFRF is encoded by the coding sequence ATGGCTTTGGTGAAAGCGTTGTTGTTTTCGCTTGCGATCGGGCCCTTCTTCGGTTTCCCGCTGGCTGATAGTTATCGGGATTTTGCCGGCAACCCGATCTACGGCTTTGACCTGAGTTTGCGGTATCAAGTCAACGAACGCTTTTCGATGGGCTTGTTGACCGGCGCCGCGTTCAGTTCCCGCGAAGACGAACTCGGTCTGCCGATTATCGACGGTGCCGAGATCTCCAATGAGTCGTATACGCAGGTTGTGACCGGCTACCAGGTGCCGTTTCAAGTGACGGGCACTTTCTACACCTTGCCCGGCGAGCGATTCAATCCGTACCTCGGAGTGGGTTTGGGCGGCAGTTACGCGGGCGTCGCGGCCAAAGCGCGGGATCTACCCGGCAACGCGGATGTGAGCGAAGGCGACCTGACGGATTCAGAGTCTGATTTTCTTTTCGCGTTCTCGCCTTATTTGGGCTGTGACGTGGAAATTAGTCGTCACGTCGGCGTTTATCTCGAAGCTCGTTACAACTACCTTTCTAGTTTGAAATTCGAGCGCGACGTGGCCAATCCGGTCCGCGTGGGCGGGGCGCGCGAGGCGCCCACGGTGACGGAAAAGAGGGATATCGAGATGTTTAATGTGGGCGGTTCGCTTGGGGTGAGGTTCCGCTTCTAA